A genomic window from Acidimicrobiales bacterium includes:
- a CDS encoding tyrosine-type recombinase/integrase — protein MLRTAVDDFVKHKRALGRKYRSEDHELGLLVRFADARSIGQLAQVTPGFLEDFLASRPRHRPRSFNHLLGVIRCFLDWAVNHQRLPVSPLRTRRRRVTSTRAPFLFDAIEARRLLAAASALPDNSRAAQRGATYHAIFAVCYGLGLRAGEACGLRLGDVNIQQSLLVVRGGKFGKSRLVPHGPLIARVVTEQFELRRAGRIGEDILREPLFTFDGRRPIHPCTASQVFHKLVVKLNLTIPDGVSPPRLHDLRHSFAVGCLLRWYREGVDPATRLHQLSTFMGHVAPSSTAVYLTITPELLTEANRRFEAFAEAAWSEVAP, from the coding sequence ATGCTCAGGACAGCCGTCGACGACTTCGTGAAACACAAGCGGGCGCTCGGGCGGAAGTATCGAAGCGAGGACCACGAACTGGGGCTGCTGGTGCGGTTCGCAGATGCTCGCTCCATCGGACAGTTGGCTCAGGTGACGCCGGGCTTCCTCGAAGACTTTCTCGCTTCACGGCCCAGGCATCGTCCTCGCAGCTTCAACCACCTGCTCGGAGTGATTCGGTGCTTCCTCGACTGGGCCGTGAACCACCAACGTCTGCCCGTCTCGCCGCTACGGACGCGGCGCCGGCGAGTCACATCGACACGGGCCCCGTTCCTCTTTGACGCCATCGAGGCCAGGCGATTGCTCGCCGCTGCATCCGCCCTGCCCGACAACTCGCGGGCCGCGCAGCGTGGAGCGACGTACCATGCCATCTTCGCCGTCTGCTATGGACTCGGCCTCCGCGCTGGTGAGGCGTGCGGGCTGCGCTTGGGCGACGTGAACATCCAGCAGAGCTTGCTCGTCGTCCGCGGCGGCAAGTTCGGCAAGAGCCGCTTGGTGCCACACGGGCCACTGATCGCCCGGGTGGTCACCGAGCAGTTCGAACTCCGTCGGGCCGGCCGAATCGGGGAGGACATCCTTCGGGAGCCCCTCTTCACGTTCGACGGCCGCAGGCCCATTCATCCCTGCACCGCCAGCCAGGTCTTTCACAAGCTGGTCGTCAAGCTGAACCTCACCATCCCGGACGGCGTGTCGCCACCCAGGCTGCATGATCTCCGTCACTCGTTCGCGGTCGGCTGCCTGCTCCGCTGGTATCGGGAGGGCGTCGACCCGGCGACCCGCCTGCATCAACTCTCGACGTTCATGGGCCATGTCGCGCCGAGTTCCACGGCGGTGTATCTGACCATCACTCCGGAACTCCTGACCGAGGCCAACCGCAGATTCGAAGCCTTCGCCGAAGCTGCCTGGTCGGAGGTGGCGCCGTGA